In Halobaculum rubrum, the following are encoded in one genomic region:
- a CDS encoding decarboxylating 6-phosphogluconate dehydrogenase — protein sequence MQLGVIGLGRMGQIVVDRVLDADHDVVAFDLDAEATAAAAEAGAEPADSVDDLYERLSDGTDGEGDGARIWLMVPAGDPVDATLDELEPHLTGDDVVVDGGNSHFEDATRRAESTDAAYLDCGTSGGPAGAELGFSLMVGGPEWAYEELTPVFDAVATGPAGHDRMGPAGSGHYVKMVHNGVEYALMQAYGEGFELLHRGRYDLDLEAVARTWNNGAVIRSWLLELCEEAFREEGTDLGDVADRIEGGSTGTWTVQEALEQEVPVPLIYQALAERFDSREERFGRRLASRLRYGFGRHEVPRTGE from the coding sequence ATGCAACTCGGCGTGATCGGGCTGGGTCGGATGGGGCAGATCGTCGTCGACCGCGTCCTCGACGCCGATCACGACGTGGTCGCGTTCGACCTCGACGCGGAGGCGACCGCCGCGGCCGCGGAGGCCGGCGCGGAGCCGGCGGACTCCGTCGACGACCTGTACGAACGACTGAGCGACGGGACCGACGGCGAGGGCGACGGCGCCCGCATCTGGCTGATGGTGCCCGCCGGCGACCCGGTGGACGCCACGCTCGACGAACTCGAACCGCACCTCACGGGCGACGACGTGGTCGTCGACGGCGGCAACTCCCACTTCGAGGACGCGACGCGCCGCGCGGAGTCGACCGACGCGGCGTACCTCGACTGCGGCACCTCCGGCGGCCCCGCCGGCGCCGAGTTGGGCTTCTCCCTGATGGTCGGCGGCCCCGAGTGGGCCTACGAGGAATTGACGCCCGTGTTCGACGCCGTCGCCACCGGCCCCGCGGGCCACGACCGGATGGGGCCCGCCGGGTCGGGCCACTACGTGAAGATGGTCCACAACGGCGTCGAGTACGCGCTGATGCAGGCGTACGGCGAGGGGTTCGAGCTGCTCCACCGCGGCCGCTACGACCTCGATCTGGAGGCCGTCGCGCGCACGTGGAACAACGGCGCGGTCATCCGCTCGTGGCTGCTTGAACTGTGCGAGGAGGCGTTCCGCGAGGAAGGCACCGATCTGGGCGACGTGGCAGACCGTATCGAGGGGGGGTCGACGGGCACCTGGACCGTGCAGGAGGCGCTCGAACAGGAGGTTCCCGTGCCGCTCATCTATCAGGCGCTCGCCGAGCGCTTCGACTCCCGCGAGGAGCGGTTCGGCCGCCGCCTCGCCAGCCGGTTGCGGTACGGCTTCGGCCGCCACGAGGTCCCCCGGACGGGGGAGTGA
- a CDS encoding 2Fe-2S iron-sulfur cluster-binding protein, which yields MVDPVTIGFGAGLVLVFVALHVARGTGWEATADISEEVIERRASTVEETEFPEPGSRAIGGGSAPAGAVTAGEEGELEEGAAAEESSSGPGDIPEDEIEHFEVEFAKEGDTIEIANNETVLEAGEDEGWDMPYACRQGQCVSCAGQITSGGNSEEFVEHDNQQMLDDAELDEGYTLTCVAYPRGDFTIETGEAP from the coding sequence ATGGTAGACCCCGTGACTATCGGGTTCGGCGCGGGCCTCGTGTTGGTCTTCGTCGCGCTGCACGTCGCCCGCGGTACCGGCTGGGAGGCCACCGCGGACATCTCCGAGGAGGTCATCGAGCGGCGGGCCTCCACCGTCGAGGAGACGGAGTTCCCCGAACCGGGGAGCCGCGCTATCGGGGGCGGAAGCGCCCCCGCGGGCGCGGTCACAGCCGGCGAGGAGGGCGAACTGGAGGAGGGCGCGGCGGCCGAGGAGTCGTCGTCCGGCCCCGGCGATATCCCGGAAGACGAGATCGAGCACTTCGAGGTCGAGTTCGCGAAGGAGGGCGACACGATCGAGATCGCCAACAACGAGACGGTTCTGGAGGCCGGCGAGGACGAGGGCTGGGATATGCCCTACGCCTGCCGGCAGGGCCAGTGTGTCTCGTGCGCCGGACAGATCACGTCCGGCGGCAACTCCGAGGAGTTCGTCGAACACGACAACCAGCAGATGCTCGACGACGCCGAACTCGACGAGGGGTACACCCTCACCTGTGTCGCGTACCCCCGCGGGGACTTCACGATCGAGACCGGCGAGGCGCCGTAG
- a CDS encoding FAD-binding oxidoreductase — protein MNGESRDAAGDTVERTTDRTSTFGRDDARAVADAHADALASLAAELTGDGRRVTRDAVGDWRTLFPGAVVTPADERYGDARRVWNGLVSAYPAAVAYPTTPDDVARVVGTARETGVGIATRSGGHSSVGTSTGDGVLVCDVGAMREVTVDPDAGVAVVEPGVTIGELDAATTEHGLATPQGVAPEVGVTGLTLGGGTGYLSRAHGLACDRLRRVELVTAAGRRVTASPDSNPDLFRAVRGAGGDFGVAVELAFDLVSVPDEVAMCDTWFPVEDADDIAALLREYRERLRDAPRATNVSPYVARVPDDPAFPADSAGKLALCVLGAHGGDPGEGERALAPFRALGGDDVEPVFERAERVRYRELQAYLGGDSTPGDRYYWTSVAVESFTDDLVDLVAERMTALPGDEDTVVVWPLGGAVADLAPAETAVPERDAEAVLNFEAQWVDPADDDGHVSWARESVESVREIGAVTGELPNFSGTERGDAAARSVYTDNYEWLREAKESWDPDGVFSPSGRL, from the coding sequence ATGAACGGAGAATCACGCGACGCCGCGGGCGATACCGTCGAACGGACGACCGATCGAACGTCGACGTTCGGTCGCGACGACGCCCGCGCGGTCGCCGACGCCCACGCCGACGCGCTCGCGTCGCTAGCGGCCGAGCTGACCGGCGATGGGCGCCGCGTGACCCGAGACGCCGTCGGCGACTGGCGGACGCTGTTTCCCGGCGCGGTCGTGACGCCGGCGGACGAGCGCTACGGCGACGCCCGACGCGTCTGGAACGGACTCGTCTCAGCGTACCCGGCCGCCGTCGCGTATCCCACGACCCCGGATGACGTCGCTCGCGTCGTCGGGACCGCCCGTGAGACCGGGGTCGGGATCGCGACGCGCTCGGGCGGGCACTCCTCGGTCGGAACCTCGACCGGGGACGGCGTGCTCGTGTGCGACGTGGGCGCGATGCGGGAGGTGACGGTCGACCCGGACGCGGGGGTCGCCGTCGTCGAACCCGGCGTCACCATCGGCGAACTCGACGCGGCGACGACCGAGCACGGCCTCGCGACGCCGCAGGGCGTGGCCCCGGAGGTCGGGGTGACCGGCCTGACCCTCGGCGGCGGCACGGGATACCTCTCCCGGGCGCACGGCCTCGCGTGCGACCGCCTCCGGCGGGTCGAGTTGGTGACCGCCGCCGGCAGGCGTGTCACCGCGAGCCCGGACTCCAACCCGGATCTGTTTCGTGCGGTTCGGGGCGCCGGCGGCGACTTCGGCGTCGCCGTCGAGTTGGCGTTCGACCTCGTGTCGGTCCCCGACGAGGTGGCGATGTGCGACACGTGGTTCCCAGTCGAGGACGCCGACGACATCGCGGCCCTCCTCCGCGAGTACCGCGAACGTCTGCGCGACGCGCCGCGCGCCACGAACGTCTCGCCGTACGTCGCGCGGGTCCCGGACGACCCGGCGTTCCCGGCCGACTCCGCCGGGAAACTGGCGCTTTGCGTCCTCGGCGCGCACGGCGGCGACCCCGGAGAGGGCGAACGGGCGCTCGCGCCGTTTCGGGCGCTCGGCGGCGACGACGTCGAGCCGGTGTTCGAGCGCGCCGAGCGGGTGCGCTACCGAGAGCTGCAGGCGTATCTCGGCGGCGACTCGACCCCCGGCGACCGCTACTACTGGACGTCCGTCGCCGTCGAGTCGTTCACCGACGACCTCGTCGACCTGGTGGCCGAGCGGATGACCGCGCTGCCCGGCGACGAGGACACGGTGGTCGTCTGGCCGCTCGGCGGCGCCGTGGCGGATCTCGCGCCCGCGGAAACGGCGGTGCCCGAACGCGACGCCGAGGCGGTGCTCAACTTCGAAGCGCAGTGGGTCGACCCCGCCGACGACGATGGACACGTCTCGTGGGCGCGCGAGTCCGTCGAGTCGGTTCGCGAAATCGGCGCGGTGACCGGGGAGCTTCCGAACTTCTCGGGAACCGAGCGCGGCGACGCCGCCGCGCGGAGCGTCTACACCGATAACTACGAGTGGCTCCGGGAGGCGAAGGAGTCGTGGGATCCCGACGGCGTGTTCTCCCCGAGCGGCCGATTATAA
- a CDS encoding high-potential iron-sulfur protein → MIDTLLSGDASSYDMWSRRNYLVATVGIAAVSGCTGDGGGEATEPTAGAETETEPTGTQEEGGETEEELPEGVSEDEFERGPVPDVYLSATSLGNETRNPDELNTKADVGFSEFDEAVENAAHQPGTCCANCADFVPDKNGDGFGACAEVEGYIGGEDWCTIYESLPEPSVPAGMSEDDLATAAVPEAYRTANSAGGEKRTPDDLLAQADVNLTESVEAIAEGTAMPGQSCGNCAEFIPDRNGDGWGACAKVEGYIAAEDWCSVWEHITEEL, encoded by the coding sequence ATGATCGATACCCTACTATCGGGCGACGCGTCGTCCTACGACATGTGGAGTCGGCGGAACTACCTCGTCGCGACCGTCGGTATCGCGGCGGTAAGTGGCTGTACCGGCGACGGCGGCGGCGAGGCGACGGAGCCCACCGCCGGCGCCGAGACCGAAACGGAGCCGACGGGGACTCAGGAGGAGGGAGGGGAGACGGAGGAGGAACTCCCCGAGGGCGTCTCCGAGGACGAGTTCGAACGTGGTCCCGTTCCGGACGTCTACCTGTCAGCGACATCGCTCGGCAACGAAACGCGCAACCCGGACGAACTGAACACGAAAGCGGACGTCGGCTTCTCCGAGTTCGACGAGGCGGTGGAGAACGCGGCCCACCAGCCGGGAACGTGCTGTGCAAACTGCGCCGACTTCGTTCCGGACAAGAACGGGGACGGATTCGGCGCCTGCGCGGAGGTCGAGGGATACATCGGTGGCGAGGACTGGTGTACGATCTACGAGTCGCTGCCCGAGCCGTCGGTCCCCGCGGGGATGTCCGAGGACGACCTGGCGACGGCGGCGGTGCCGGAGGCGTACCGCACGGCCAACTCGGCGGGCGGCGAGAAGCGGACTCCCGACGACCTCCTGGCACAAGCCGACGTGAACCTCACGGAGTCGGTCGAAGCGATCGCCGAGGGGACCGCGATGCCGGGGCAGTCCTGCGGCAACTGTGCGGAGTTCATCCCGGACCGGAACGGCGACGGCTGGGGCGCCTGCGCGAAAGTCGAGGGGTACATCGCGGCGGAGGACTGGTGTAGCGTCTGGGAACACATCACCGAGGAACTGTGA
- a CDS encoding aminopeptidase has product MDDRVREHAEVLVDWSARVEAGDQVVMDVAEGAHDLAVAVAAELGNRDATLLTTYGSSEVGRAFLRAGDDDREFAHSEPKVAMLEAADVYLRIGGGRNTTALADVDGDRRQKTRKATTETREARMDTDWVSTVHPTRSLAQQAGMAHEEYRDFVYDAVLRDWESLAEEMANMKKILDAGSEVRIEKERTDLTMSIEDRTAVNSAASVAYDSHNLPSGEVFTAPHATEGEVYFDVPMTIDATRVTDVSLTFEGGEVVDFAAEQGEDAIADVLDTDEGARRLGELGIGMNRGIDRFTDSILFDEKMGDTVHLALGRAYDACLPEGESGNDSAVHVDMITDMAEDSRMLVDGEVVQRNGTFRWEDGFESA; this is encoded by the coding sequence ATGGACGACCGAGTGCGCGAGCACGCCGAGGTACTCGTCGACTGGAGCGCCCGCGTCGAGGCGGGCGATCAGGTCGTGATGGACGTCGCCGAGGGCGCCCACGACCTCGCGGTCGCGGTGGCCGCGGAGCTGGGGAACCGGGACGCGACGCTGCTGACGACGTACGGGTCCAGCGAGGTGGGCCGGGCGTTCCTCCGCGCCGGCGACGACGACCGCGAGTTCGCCCACAGCGAGCCGAAGGTGGCGATGCTGGAGGCGGCGGACGTGTACCTCCGCATCGGCGGCGGACGCAACACCACGGCGCTTGCGGACGTGGACGGTGACCGCCGGCAGAAGACACGGAAAGCGACCACGGAGACCCGCGAGGCGCGGATGGACACCGACTGGGTATCCACCGTTCACCCGACGCGATCGCTGGCCCAGCAGGCCGGAATGGCCCACGAGGAGTATCGGGACTTCGTGTACGACGCCGTCCTCCGCGACTGGGAGTCGCTGGCCGAGGAGATGGCGAACATGAAGAAGATCCTCGACGCGGGGTCGGAGGTCCGCATCGAGAAGGAGCGAACCGACCTCACGATGTCCATCGAGGACCGCACGGCGGTCAACTCCGCCGCCAGCGTCGCGTACGACTCGCACAACCTCCCCTCCGGCGAGGTGTTCACCGCACCCCACGCCACCGAGGGCGAGGTGTACTTCGACGTGCCGATGACCATCGACGCCACGCGCGTGACGGACGTGTCACTCACCTTTGAGGGCGGCGAGGTTGTCGACTTCGCGGCCGAGCAGGGCGAGGACGCGATCGCGGACGTGCTCGACACCGACGAGGGCGCCCGGCGGCTGGGCGAGCTCGGGATCGGGATGAACCGCGGCATCGACCGCTTTACCGACTCGATCCTGTTCGACGAGAAGATGGGCGACACCGTCCACCTCGCGCTGGGGCGCGCGTACGACGCCTGTCTCCCCGAAGGGGAGTCTGGCAACGACTCGGCGGTTCACGTGGACATGATCACGGACATGGCCGAGGACTCGCGGATGCTCGTCGACGGCGAGGTCGTCCAGCGAAACGGCACGTTCCGCTGGGAGGACGGGTTCGAGTCGGCGTAG
- a CDS encoding zinc-dependent alcohol dehydrogenase family protein: MRAAVFHGPGDIRVEEVDKPEIEEPTDAIVRVTHTAVCGSDLWFYRGESDRDAGTGVGHEPMGIVEEVGEDVRSVEPGDRVLAPFAISCGSCEFCRKGLHTSCANGDSWGGDNGGGQGEFVRSTHADGTLVRVPDRYADDEEVLESLLPLTDVMGTGHHAARSAGVEAGADAVVVGDGAVGLCGVAAARRLGAERIVAVGHHEDRLEIAEEFGATHTVAERGDDAVDAVLDITNGGANHVLECVGAASAMETAVEVARPGGTVGYVGVPHGMEGGLDLFPFFGDNVALRGGVAPVRAYAEDLMADVLQGTLDPSPIFTETVGLDGVPEGYRMMDEREAVKVLVKPWE, encoded by the coding sequence ATGCGCGCAGCAGTGTTCCACGGCCCCGGCGACATCCGGGTCGAGGAGGTCGACAAGCCCGAGATCGAGGAGCCGACCGACGCCATCGTCCGCGTGACCCACACCGCTGTCTGCGGGTCGGACCTGTGGTTCTACCGCGGCGAGAGCGACCGCGACGCCGGCACCGGCGTCGGTCACGAGCCGATGGGCATCGTCGAGGAAGTCGGCGAGGACGTGCGTTCGGTCGAGCCGGGCGATCGCGTGCTCGCCCCCTTCGCCATCTCCTGCGGTTCGTGTGAGTTCTGTCGCAAGGGCCTACACACCTCGTGTGCGAACGGCGATTCTTGGGGCGGCGACAACGGCGGCGGGCAAGGGGAGTTCGTCCGCTCGACGCACGCCGACGGCACGCTCGTCCGGGTGCCGGACCGGTACGCCGACGACGAGGAGGTCCTGGAGTCCCTGCTCCCGCTCACCGACGTGATGGGGACGGGCCACCACGCCGCCCGCTCGGCGGGCGTCGAGGCCGGCGCGGACGCGGTCGTCGTCGGCGACGGCGCCGTCGGCCTCTGTGGCGTCGCGGCAGCGAGGCGGCTGGGCGCCGAGCGCATCGTCGCCGTCGGCCACCACGAGGACCGTCTCGAGATCGCCGAGGAGTTCGGCGCCACTCACACGGTCGCCGAGCGCGGCGACGACGCCGTCGACGCGGTACTCGACATCACGAACGGCGGCGCGAACCACGTGCTCGAGTGCGTCGGCGCCGCCTCCGCGATGGAGACGGCCGTCGAGGTCGCCCGCCCGGGCGGCACCGTCGGCTACGTCGGCGTCCCACACGGGATGGAGGGCGGCCTCGATCTCTTCCCGTTCTTCGGCGACAACGTCGCGCTCCGCGGCGGCGTCGCCCCCGTCCGTGCGTACGCCGAGGACCTGATGGCCGACGTGCTCCAGGGCACCCTCGACCCGTCGCCGATATTCACCGAGACGGTCGGCCTGGACGGCGTCCCCGAGGGCTACCGTATGATGGACGAGCGCGAGGCCGTGAAGGTGCTGGTGAAGCCCTGGGAGTGA